The proteins below are encoded in one region of Phosphitispora fastidiosa:
- a CDS encoding 6-bladed beta-propeller: protein MLLKMKKWFRKYCLWLALLGLPALAGIGFLINSVEEPEFIKYTQIKPYNVITGPPGQRLKRPTALAVGLRGEVYIADSGNHRITVIEEDGRYALNFGGPGSGIAELQEPVSIDIAPNGNVYVADRSRKEVIVYNSGGGYLFTISGDEGKRFLPLSVNIDSKSNAYVFDAGSQKFKIYNSGGKKTSDYTAKQLKSFAGISAADIDFENKSIYGVASETPGFLRFSENSAKTLRHGVLVNPRGIAYNRSRKIVYISDSSNDKLYSFTVNGDYLGEFGGSGDGFGEFSYPAGLAYDERGKLYVADRDNNRVVIYSY, encoded by the coding sequence ATGCTGCTGAAGATGAAAAAGTGGTTCCGGAAGTATTGCCTGTGGCTGGCTTTGCTTGGATTACCGGCTTTGGCGGGCATAGGATTTCTAATTAATTCGGTGGAAGAGCCGGAGTTCATAAAATATACCCAAATAAAACCGTATAATGTAATCACAGGTCCTCCGGGGCAGCGGCTGAAACGCCCTACCGCTTTAGCGGTAGGACTGCGCGGGGAAGTATATATTGCGGATTCGGGCAATCACAGAATTACGGTAATTGAAGAAGATGGCCGGTATGCCCTTAACTTTGGCGGGCCGGGGAGCGGCATTGCAGAACTGCAGGAGCCGGTAAGTATTGATATTGCGCCCAATGGTAATGTCTATGTTGCTGACAGAAGCAGAAAAGAAGTTATCGTATACAATTCCGGAGGAGGGTATCTTTTCACCATTTCCGGTGATGAGGGAAAGCGGTTTCTGCCCCTGAGCGTAAACATTGACAGTAAATCCAATGCCTATGTGTTTGATGCCGGTTCTCAAAAATTCAAAATTTACAATTCTGGGGGCAAAAAGACCAGTGATTATACGGCTAAACAGCTGAAAAGCTTTGCCGGAATTTCGGCAGCAGATATTGATTTCGAAAATAAATCGATTTATGGTGTAGCTTCAGAAACCCCGGGTTTCCTGAGGTTTAGCGAGAATTCCGCTAAAACCCTCAGACATGGGGTTCTGGTTAATCCACGGGGGATTGCTTACAACAGGTCACGGAAAATTGTGTATATAAGTGACAGCTCAAATGATAAATTGTATTCGTTTACCGTTAACGGTGATTATCTGGGTGAGTTCGGCGGGTCAGGTGACGGGTTTGGCGAATTCAGTTACCCTGCCGGACTGGCTTACGATGAACGCGGGAAACTGTATGTTGCCGACAGGGATAATAACAGAGTAGTTATTTACTCTTATTAG